The following nucleotide sequence is from Nitrospinota bacterium.
GGAGGTCGAAAGGTTTCCCCCAAAGGTGTTTGGCAATTACACGTGCTTTTTGGCTTCGAGGAATTGCCACTATCCCTCCTGGAATGGGAGTTAAGCGGTGGTGGAGCTACAAAACAGTTTCGGCAAGATCTTTCCGAGGAATCCCGAAAACGAATTATTGAACAAACCATCAAAGAAAATGAGCTGTGCCTTGAGCATCCAGAAGAGGCCTGCCTGACGAATTTATGGAAGAGTGTGTTAGCCACATTCGAGCTATCTGATTTTCATGCGTCATCTCAAAACTTTGAGGTTTCGCATTCGCAAATGTCTGCACCCATTTCCTTGCCGCCTCAACGGACCATCAGCGATTGGATTGATGATTTGACCGAGGGTGGCGTGGTCGAGCAAATCAATAATCAACTCATCAAATGGGTCGCGGCGTTCCTTGATGAAGGATTAGCTGGCTGGGAAATGCCTGGCCGAAAAGAAGGTTTCTATCAAGTATGGCGGAACCTGGCGCAGAAAGATTTTTCGGGGCAGCTTCTCGGAGTTAAAGATTTCGCCCAAAAGGTTCATAGCCTTTCTGCCGCTCCAGAGGACGTGATTTGGTCCAGCTTGCACCAACTCGAAATTCCCCAGGAACAATGGAAAGATTATCTCTCAAGGCAACTATCATTATTGCCAGGCTGGACGCGATACATACGGTGGCTTGGGGAACACCCAGCATACCATGCGCAACAAAAACACCCCATTGACACCACACAATATCTGGCCGTGCGTTTATTCTATGAAGTGGAGTTGACCAACATCAAGTGCCAACAAGAATGGGGAATTGATGGGACGGTTTCTACCCTGACTGCATATTGGAATGATCGACCCGAAGAATACCACCAACGAATGGGGCATGGAGGACAATCTGGGGATCCAACCAAACAAATGAAATGTCGGCATGCCTGGCGATTATTCCATTTGGCACAGTTTCTTGAGTTAACTCCAGGGGAAGTTCACAATCTCTCGCTTACCGATGCCCAGATGTTGTTGCAATGGATAGATCAATTTCCTGCCGATCAGCATGGAAGGGTATGGATTGAGGCGTACGAAGATTCCTTTCGAGAGAAGATACTTAGAAATATTTCAGCGCATCGTGGAACGGTACCGGAATTGAAAATCCGTCCCCATGCACAACTGGTTTTTTGTATTGATGTACGTTCTGAATCATTTCGTCGCCATATTGAAGCCCAAGGTCCCTATGAAACGTTTGGATTTGCAGGATTTTTTGGCATTTCCATTAACCATCAAGCTTTTGATAGCAATCAACGTGCCGATTTATGTCCGGTGTTATTGACTCCCAACCATGCGGTGAGGGAAACTCCTCGGTTGGGCGAATGGACGGCCTTAGAAAAATATTCTTCGGGTACTCGTTGGAGCCAACTGGGACAGCATCTTTTCCACGATCTGAAGCATCATCCTATTGGGTCGATGATGGTAATTGATGTGTTTGGTTTCT
It contains:
- a CDS encoding Na-translocating system protein MpsB encodes the protein MSTISLKSLSPEDRDQVRQIVLNASEPIAPFWPMRTMVSQNPIHGLEYLPFDQAVRKGKDLLGGNGYLANGEYRQFYRNGRITQESFERAFTRVGPRPDEQVSIDVGGRKVSPKGVWQLHVLFGFEELPLSLLEWELSGGGATKQFRQDLSEESRKRIIEQTIKENELCLEHPEEACLTNLWKSVLATFELSDFHASSQNFEVSHSQMSAPISLPPQRTISDWIDDLTEGGVVEQINNQLIKWVAAFLDEGLAGWEMPGRKEGFYQVWRNLAQKDFSGQLLGVKDFAQKVHSLSAAPEDVIWSSLHQLEIPQEQWKDYLSRQLSLLPGWTRYIRWLGEHPAYHAQQKHPIDTTQYLAVRLFYEVELTNIKCQQEWGIDGTVSTLTAYWNDRPEEYHQRMGHGGQSGDPTKQMKCRHAWRLFHLAQFLELTPGEVHNLSLTDAQMLLQWIDQFPADQHGRVWIEAYEDSFREKILRNISAHRGTVPELKIRPHAQLVFCIDVRSESFRRHIEAQGPYETFGFAGFFGISINHQAFDSNQRADLCPVLLTPNHAVRETPRLGEWTALEKYSSGTRWSQLGQHLFHDLKHHPIGSMMVIDVFGFFFSLGLVGKTLFQKIFRKLTSTIQSWLTHRVPTQISISTPSDPQNPRIGEVNADGIPDGLSRGFSLSERATFIENGLRAMGLTRNFARLVCLCGHGSETDNNPYYGALDCGACGGAPLPLAGTLKP